The Ignavibacteriales bacterium genomic sequence TTTTCAGATAAATCGTTTGCAGTATTTGCCGTTATTTGTGAAGTGTTGCTCATATATCTCTATTGTTTTCTATAACAAAATTAAGTTATTACTTTAAAAGTTCATAAAAAGAGGACTAGAAATTCATATCTTTTTCAACTGTGTCTAAAATTCGCAGATAACTATCATATCTTTCATACGAAATATCGCCACTTTCTAACGCATTTATTACTCCGCAGTCAGGTTCGTGATGATGAGTACAGGTATTAAATCTGCATTTGCTGATAAAGCTTTCAAATTCTTTAAAGTAATGTCCCAAATCTTCTTTCCTAATTCCAAACGGATCAATCTCCCGGACTCCAGGAGTATCGATAATATAAGTGGTCTCACCCACAAAAATCATAACACTTGTAACCGTAGTGTGAGTTCCTTTTGATGTGTAATTGCTTATCTCGCCAACTTTGAGATTTAAATCTGGATAGAGAAGATTTAGTAAAGATGATTTACCAACTCCGGATTGTCCCCAAAAAAGATTTTTTTTACCCTTTAAATATTTTGCAAGATCAACAAATCCGGAATAATTTTTTGCCGATGTAAGAAAAACTCTGTATCCAATTTTTTTGTAAAGATTAGCCCATTCAACAAGTGCAGATTCTTCTGCAAGATCAGTTTTATTGATGATGATATTTGTTTTGATGTGTGAACTTTCACAAGCAACTAAAAATCTATCAAGTGTTTTGTTATTAAAATCAGGCTCTAATGTGCTTGTTACGACAAAAATATTATCTAGGTTTGATGCTATTATCTGTTCAAGTCTTTCACCACGGAAACTTGCGCCGCGTGTTTTTATTGCTTTACGGGATATAAAATTTTTTCGTGGAAGTATTTCATAAATAACACCTGTGCCATCATCATTTACATCATAAAGAACGGAATCACCAACAGCAGCAAAATCCCTATTAAAAAGTTTATCCTTTTTAAGATTAAAATCTTTTTTAAATTTTCCCTTCAGAGAGCATCTGATAAGTGTGTGATCTTTTTCTGAAAACACATACAGATCTTTGCTTTCTGATCTTGAAATGATTCCCTGAATAACTAACTCCGTTTAAATAAAAAAAAGCACCATATCGAAAATATGGTGCTTTGATTCGTTAATCAATTAAAATATAATTAGAATCTTAAAGTTGTAGTTAGCATTACATTGTGAACTTTAATGTCCTGAAAAGTTCTTGAAACATTAGAATCATAATTATCCCCAATATCTTTCCACCAGCCGTAAGCATAGGCAATATCGATTCCAATATTTCCATCAGCTAAAAATCCTAATCCGCCTGTTAGATATTTATGATTAAAATCTGAAACATCATCCTTGAACGGAGACATTTGAGTTAAAAATCCACCACGGATTCTTAATCCAACAGTTGGAACTGTGTATTCAAATCCTACATTATAATTTAATACTGATCTTAAAATATCCTTTATTTCTTTATTCACATCGGCGACATAACTTGACGAAAGTCCATCTTGTGAGTCTTTAAATTCTAACTGTGAGTAATCGATTAATGTCGCTTCAGCACTTACGATAATCCCTTTTAGATTTACAGCGGCCGCACCGGTTAATTCAAATGGAGTGATTATATCATAAGCAACTTTATCACTGTAATCGGAAGGAAGAGTGTAAGATGTAGTTGCAAATTCGCTTGATCCACTTACTAAAAACTCTTCATCAATTGAATAGGTTTTTGGTAACTGAACCGTTGCACCAAATCTTGCAACATCTTCGTATTGATAAAGAAAGCCAAGTTTGGCATCCCATCCGCTAATATCCCATTTAATTGTATTGTTTAGATAAAAAGTTCTAAAATCTGTAGTCTGTGGTTCACCGGTAGCAGTTTCACCTTGATAAACATTTCTTGTGTCGTCTTCATAGTAATCATTATTCGATTCAAAACTGCCGTTAACAACAGTTAAATTAGCACCAATAAATAAGTTTTTCTGTACCTCAATTGCACCGGAAAATGTCCAATTATTTATTCCACCAGAATTAAGAATACTTCCACTTTGGTTTAGATTTCCATTTATTATTGTATTATAATTATCATCCGTTAAAAAAAGATCGTAGGGAATGTTGGTATCTAACAAACTCTGGATTTTAGAATTTGTACCAGCATTAAATCCATCAAACTTAACAATGCTCGTAAGATCTTTTGATTTGTGATATGATAATCCAAAAACCAAACTACCTTGATAAGTTGGAAAGGGTAATGCAAAACTAATTCTATTTAATGCTGTGTTTGTTGTGTTATCATTTGTTTCATTACCAAAAAAAGTTGTTGTGTTATCATAATTTGTAAAACTTAATCCGCTGGAAAGTTCCATTTTTTTTAGTAGTCCAAAACCTGCAGGATTAAAGTAAGAAGCCGATGCATCATCACTTAAAGCATTAAATGCATTGCCCATTCCAAGTGCTCTTGCATTTGAACCTAATCCGGGGAAACCAAGACGAATTGCATCATTATAATTCTGTGCGTTTGTTGATGTTATAAATAATAATAAAATCGCACTGAATATTTTTAGAATGTGCTTTAACATTTTTATCTCCTGCCGCTGCCGGAATTTCTGGAACCTGAAGAGCTATTTCGGTTTTCATTGCTTCCAGAATTTCTTGTGTTTGATGTCGAGTTTGTTGAATTAGTGGAACTATCAGAACCTGTATTTCTTGTTGGTGGTGGAGTATTTACAACATTTGAATTGTTGCTGCTTCCAGAATTTGTAGTTGTCGTGGTAGTAGTCGTTGTTGTTCCAGTATTAATTCCGGGGTTACGATCTGTATTTCCTCTGCCGTTACTATTCCTAATTGTTTCAGTATCGGAGCTTCTTCCGTTGTTCCTATCTTTTGTTTGAACTCTATCAGTAGTTCCATCGGGATTTGTAATGTATACGACCGGTGGAATCCACCAGGGAGCTTCATAATAACTTACATATCCGCCATAATAATCGTAATCATAAAAATCGCCGCTGCTGCTTTCAGATGAATTTTCTGTGTCAGGAAATTCTTCTCTCGGATCCCATACTATTGTGTAACATCCGGTTGTGTAAAAGCTAAGTACTATTACAAATGCAAACAACTTAATAGTGTTTTTCATTTTATTTACCTTCTTCTTCCCGAATCATTACTGCCTCTATTTCCACTGCCGCTGTTACCACCACTGTTGGTATTACCACGCGGACTTGAATTTGTATTGCCTCTTGGCGGTGATGTTGTATTAGTCCTCGGCGGAGTGTAACTCCTTGGTGTATTGTTAGTTTTTGGAGGCGTATAAGTCCTATTTGGAGTTTTATTTGTAGGTGTCTTGTTTACTTTTGGAGGAGTATTCCTGTTTTCTCTCTTAACTTCATTTCTCTTTGTTTCATTTTTACGAGTATCATTATTCCTGTTTATGTTAGGATTTTTTCTTTCATTATTGATGCGAGTATCATTCGTTTTTTTACGCGTATCACGATCAAGTTGAGTATCTTTTTTAGTTCTGGTATCATCTCTTTTGATAACATCATTATTTCGTGTTGTGCGAGTTCGTTCAACATCTTTATGAATATTATCTTTTGTACGGGTATTAACATTGTCTCTATTTGTATTTAATCCATCACGAGTAACATTTCTTGTATTATCTCGTAATCCCGTTCTTTCACGTTTTATTTCGTCACGACCAGAAACAATTTGTCTTTCTCTATTTTTAAGTTGATCTCTAACAGTTGATGTTCCATTTCCATCACGTGTGGTTACTAAGTTTCTATCTCTTCCCCCGCTATTTCTAATTCCGGAATTATTTCTGATTTTATAACCATCATTTGATCTGTATTTATAAGTAGATGAATAATATCCGCCGTAGTATGGATATGGATCCCACCAGCCGTAGTAATTATGTGAATACCAATAGGTTGGATAGTAGCAAAATGGTGATGGATAACTCCAGTAACTTGGATACCAAGGATCCCAGCACCATGGATCATAATACCAGCTGCTGCCAACTACTATAGAAACTGCAGGATGATATCCCCAGAAATATTTTCTGTATGAGGGATAGCCGTAAAATGAGTAACTGGTTTCAATTCCATAGCTTTCTGAATATGAATCTTCATTATCATCATAAGCGTATTCTTCATCTTCATAAGAATCTGCTGTTGTATCATATTCATCTTGATAATCGTAATATGGTTTATTTTCAGCACGATTCCAGTTGCCGTAATCATCTCTTGATGCAACTTGCGTGTAACATCCTGTAAGATTTAAAAGCAGAACAGGAAGGAATGCGAAAAAAACTAATTTAAACTTTTTCATTTTAACACCTCTTTGATTCAACTGCTTAAAAATTTGCAAATATCGAGCCTTAAAAAAAGGAATAAATACGTACCAGATCAGATAAAAACGATGCGTTAAAAACTTAAGTGTATAATTGAGTAAACGATGTTGTCCTAAATCCAAAACAGTTCTATATTAATAAAATTACTATGAATCTTAAAGAAGCAATGACAGAAATTATTGTGTCATTTCGACCGAAGGGAGAAATCTGTTCTTTACTAATTTTTAGATTTCTCAGTCGAAGACTCCTTCGAGATGACTTTTCCGAGCTATCCAATAAAATTGAGAGTCTTGGCGAAATAAAACCTATAAAATGCAAGCCTAAATCTTCTGTGTAAAATCAATTACCAAAGCACGGTCTGCGGATCTTGGATTCCATTTTTTGTTTTCTAGCAAATCCCGTAAATCAAATCCAACAGTAACTCCATTTGCAATAGACCATCGCAAACCAAGATTTAAATAGCCTTTTCCGTTTCCAAATTTATTTGTAGAGTTATCATTTAACGCAAAATTATATTCAATCAAAAACGAAAATGAACTGCCCAAAGTTTTTTCAGCGCCTATCATAAGATTTACAAAATTATCGCCATCTTTATCTTCAAGAACAGTGTAATTAACGGTTCCGTGTAAACTTAAATAACCAAGCAAACCAAAGTTCTTGCTTGCGGCGGCAAAAATTCCGGGAGCTTTTATTTCAAATCTTTTTTCATCTTTAAAATATTCGCCTTTGCCTTGCGTATCAAAACCAAGTGTTAAAGAGGGAATAAGGATTGATTCATCCATTACGCGAAAACGAAAATTTACACCCGGCGGAAAAGGATACCAGTCCGGTTCACCGGAACCTATAATGTTAGAGCCGCCGTAAGATAAACCGATACTAATATTTTCAAAAATTCCTGCTTCAACTTTTGCAATTAGAGTACCAAAAGGTAAAAGTTCTGTTGTTAACCCAACTGATCCGCGTTCCATAATTCCTGCAGTCGGCATATCGATTAGATGTCGATATTCAAACTTTGCGCTTTCACCGGCTGTGCCTTGTGCGTAAGCCAGTTGTAAGGATAAAATTGCGATTATAAATAATGCTTTAAACTTTTTCATATTTCCTCGTGTGGAATAAAAACTTAACTGCAAAATAGAAATAAATATTGTTTGATGCTTTGTTTTTAAGGATTAAAGATAGGTCTTTTCTGTCACGGTGCGACCGTGAGAGCCTTTGATTAGAACGTACAAAAGCACTTTTTAATTCTTGATCACCATTATTAATAATTTAATTAAATCTTAACTTTTTCTGTGACTCCAAGAACTTTACTTTATCATTATAAATAATTTTATAAATAGAATTATAATCCATCCATACGCTTATTTGAATATAATTTTTATAACCAGGATATATTTTCATAATTATACAATCGAGAGCATTTAACTCCTTAATAACTTCACCAATATTCATTGTGTCTTTCTCAGTGAGCCTTAATTTGATAAGTGTTTTATTTTCATAAAATTGACATAATGGTCTAGAGGATTTTAGGTTGTTTATTAAGGTTGATTCGTTTTTATTTTCAAGAATTCCTCTTTTATATTCAATAGTTGATAAAATAAATTAGACGAAACTTTTTTTTCCTTTTCATTTCTGTTTTCAAATAATTGTTGTATGCTCGCTGTTTTTATCTTTTCGTCGTTATCAAGCTGTGGATGAATATTAATAGCAGTAAGTAGCACAATAGTCAAATAATAAGGAAAAAATATAAACATTTTCATAAGATTCCTTTTCTTAAAATTTTCTTTATTTGATGCTTTGATATTAAACACTTAAAGCAAGTATTTCAATCTCAATATATTCCGGCAGTAAGGAATGCTGGGATTTAATTTTAATTCCCACCAAACCTGCTTTACCTTTTGATTTAATCTTAATAAATCCGGATTCTTTATTGTACTCGGTAATTTCAATCAAATCCATTCCTTCAACAATATCAAAATCTGCGGATGATTTTCTAAACCACGCTTTTTTACCCATTGCGTTAA encodes the following:
- the rsgA gene encoding ribosome small subunit-dependent GTPase A; this encodes MFSEKDHTLIRCSLKGKFKKDFNLKKDKLFNRDFAAVGDSVLYDVNDDGTGVIYEILPRKNFISRKAIKTRGASFRGERLEQIIASNLDNIFVVTSTLEPDFNNKTLDRFLVACESSHIKTNIIINKTDLAEESALVEWANLYKKIGYRVFLTSAKNYSGFVDLAKYLKGKKNLFWGQSGVGKSSLLNLLYPDLNLKVGEISNYTSKGTHTTVTSVMIFVGETTYIIDTPGVREIDPFGIRKEDLGHYFKEFESFISKCRFNTCTHHHEPDCGVINALESGDISYERYDSYLRILDTVEKDMNF
- a CDS encoding outer membrane protein transport protein; its protein translation is MLKHILKIFSAILLLFITSTNAQNYNDAIRLGFPGLGSNARALGMGNAFNALSDDASASYFNPAGFGLLKKMELSSGLSFTNYDNTTTFFGNETNDNTTNTALNRISFALPFPTYQGSLVFGLSYHKSKDLTSIVKFDGFNAGTNSKIQSLLDTNIPYDLFLTDDNYNTIINGNLNQSGSILNSGGINNWTFSGAIEVQKNLFIGANLTVVNGSFESNNDYYEDDTRNVYQGETATGEPQTTDFRTFYLNNTIKWDISGWDAKLGFLYQYEDVARFGATVQLPKTYSIDEEFLVSGSSEFATTSYTLPSDYSDKVAYDIITPFELTGAAAVNLKGIIVSAEATLIDYSQLEFKDSQDGLSSSYVADVNKEIKDILRSVLNYNVGFEYTVPTVGLRIRGGFLTQMSPFKDDVSDFNHKYLTGGLGFLADGNIGIDIAYAYGWWKDIGDNYDSNVSRTFQDIKVHNVMLTTTLRF